One stretch of Thermococcus sp. 21S9 DNA includes these proteins:
- a CDS encoding YhbY family RNA-binding protein, translated as MEKRLPGKVRRALRARYYDIEPRAWIGKKGLAESVIEEIETQLEKDGVLKVEIRKGALISTGMDRKAIAEKVAELTDSELIDVRGKRFILFKPREGWERYLRRLERKASAERREKPVRKVRLDIANFRKKFRKGRD; from the coding sequence ATGGAGAAACGCTTACCCGGTAAAGTGAGGAGAGCTCTGCGCGCGAGATACTACGACATCGAACCGCGAGCGTGGATTGGTAAGAAGGGTCTCGCCGAGAGCGTGATTGAGGAGATTGAGACACAGCTTGAGAAGGACGGTGTCCTTAAGGTCGAGATAAGGAAGGGAGCGCTCATCTCGACCGGAATGGACAGGAAGGCCATAGCGGAGAAGGTAGCTGAGCTCACCGACAGCGAGCTGATAGACGTCAGGGGCAAAAGGTTTATATTGTTCAAACCGAGGGAAGGCTGGGAAAGGTATTTAAGGCGCCTTGAAAGAAAGGCGTCGGCTGAGAGGCGGGAGAAGCCCGTCCGTAAAGTCAGGCTCGACATCGCTAACTTCAGGAAGAAGTTTAGAAAGGGGAGGGATTGA
- a CDS encoding phosphate-starvation-inducible PsiE family protein, producing MGRKHHDVGIIENLLLKWLSLLFDIVVIGLATITMGYVVYLMFNLITESFHAFNIEEVLHQIVLVIIFLEIFELLTMYVKEHHVSMRNVVELGVLAMVRKIIITLDYNQLGWQTLIGMASLIFVMGWIYVQERQRRTKHEEFLLTHGIKKL from the coding sequence ATGGGAAGGAAGCACCATGACGTTGGAATCATTGAGAACCTCCTCCTGAAGTGGCTCAGCTTGCTCTTCGACATAGTTGTCATAGGCCTCGCCACGATAACTATGGGCTACGTCGTTTACCTGATGTTCAACCTAATCACCGAGAGCTTCCACGCCTTCAACATCGAGGAGGTCCTGCACCAGATAGTCCTCGTCATAATCTTCCTCGAAATCTTTGAACTGCTCACCATGTACGTCAAGGAGCACCACGTCAGCATGAGGAACGTCGTCGAGCTCGGCGTTCTGGCGATGGTGAGGAAGATTATAATCACCCTTGACTACAACCAGCTCGGCTGGCAGACCCTCATTGGCATGGCATCGCTCATCTTCGTTATGGGCTGGATTTACGTGCAGGAGAGGCAGAGGAGGACGAAGCACGAGGAGTTCCTCCTAACGCACGGCATCAAGAAGCTTTAG
- the fen gene encoding flap endonuclease-1, with product MGVQIGELIPRKEIELERLYGKKVAIDAFNAMYQFLSTIRQRDGTPLMDSKGRITSHLSGFFYRTINLMEAGIKPAYVFDGEPPAFKRRELEKRREAREEAEEKWHEALERGDIEEAKKYAMRATKLNETLIEDAKKLLQLMGVPVVQAPSEGEAQAAYMASKKDVYASASQDYDSLLFGAPRLVRNLTITGRRKLPGKNVYVEVKPELIILEEVLKELGIDREKLIELAILVGTDYNPGGIKGIGPKKALTIVKRSKDPLAKYQKMSDVDLYAIKEFFLNPPVTDDYELKWREPDEEGILRFLCDEHDFSEERVKNGLERLKKAVKAGKQRTLESWFR from the coding sequence ATGGGAGTCCAAATCGGCGAGCTGATTCCGCGGAAGGAAATCGAGCTGGAGAGGCTTTATGGAAAGAAAGTGGCGATTGATGCCTTCAACGCCATGTACCAGTTCCTCTCGACCATAAGACAGCGCGATGGGACCCCCCTCATGGATTCGAAGGGCAGGATAACCTCTCACCTGAGCGGGTTCTTCTACAGGACGATTAACCTGATGGAGGCTGGCATAAAGCCCGCCTATGTTTTCGACGGCGAACCACCGGCGTTCAAGAGGCGGGAGCTTGAGAAGAGGCGTGAAGCCAGAGAGGAAGCCGAGGAAAAGTGGCACGAGGCCCTTGAGAGGGGTGACATAGAGGAGGCCAAGAAGTACGCGATGAGGGCGACTAAACTAAACGAGACCCTCATAGAGGACGCCAAGAAACTGCTCCAGTTAATGGGTGTTCCGGTGGTTCAGGCCCCGAGCGAGGGTGAGGCTCAAGCCGCCTATATGGCCTCAAAGAAGGACGTCTACGCCTCCGCGAGCCAGGACTACGACAGCCTCCTCTTCGGGGCGCCGAGACTCGTCAGGAACCTCACGATAACCGGGAGGAGAAAGCTCCCCGGGAAGAACGTCTACGTCGAGGTTAAGCCCGAGCTCATAATCCTTGAGGAGGTTCTCAAGGAGCTCGGCATAGACAGGGAGAAGCTAATCGAGCTGGCCATTCTCGTCGGGACGGACTACAACCCCGGTGGAATCAAGGGAATCGGGCCCAAGAAGGCCCTGACGATAGTCAAGCGCTCGAAGGACCCGCTGGCGAAGTACCAGAAGATGAGCGACGTTGATTTGTACGCGATAAAGGAATTCTTCCTAAACCCGCCAGTCACGGACGACTACGAGCTCAAGTGGCGCGAGCCCGACGAGGAGGGAATCCTCAGGTTCCTCTGCGATGAGCACGACTTCAGCGAGGAGCGCGTTAAGAACGGCCTTGAGAGGCTAAAGAAAGCAGTGAAGGCGGGAAAACAGAGAACGCTCGAGAGCTGGTTCCGCTAA
- a CDS encoding AbrB/MazE/SpoVT family DNA-binding domain-containing protein, with translation MPVVTKKYQVTIPKEVREALGIKAGDEVVFVREGNRYVLMKLTDLLKELSEITSDIDETVEEVRQGLARGIERSLRELEGEE, from the coding sequence ATGCCAGTCGTCACGAAGAAATACCAGGTCACGATACCCAAGGAGGTTCGGGAGGCGCTTGGAATAAAGGCAGGAGATGAGGTGGTTTTCGTTAGGGAGGGAAATCGTTACGTTTTGATGAAGCTTACTGACCTCCTCAAGGAGCTTAGCGAGATAACAAGCGACATAGACGAGACAGTTGAAGAAGTTAGGCAGGGACTGGCGAGGGGTATAGAACGCTCTCTGCGCGAGCTGGAGGGAGAGGAATGA
- the acs gene encoding acetate--CoA ligase alpha subunit, with protein sequence MVDPNIEALFRPKSIAVIGASEKPGKIGYAIMKNLVEYGYEGKIYPVNIKGVEIKIGNRVFKSYKSILEVPDEVDMAVIVVPAKFVPQVVEDCGKKGVKVLPIISSGFGELGPEGKKVEEQLVETARKYGMRILGPNIFGVVYTPDKLNATFGPTDVLPGPLALISQSGALGIALMGWTILEKVGLSAVVSVGNKSDIDDADLLEFFKEDENTKAILIYMEGVKDGRRFMETAKDVSKVKPIVVIKAGRSERGAKAAASHTGSLAGSDKIYDAAFKQAGIIRAYTIGEAFDYARTLSNLPEPPGENLVIITNGGGIGVMATDAAEEAGLHLYDDLEQLKVFANYMPPFGSYKNPVDLTGMAGAEGYEGAIKAALEHPEMHSIAVLYCQTAVLDPRDLADIVIREYNASGRKKPLVVAIVGGIEAKEAIDRLNEEGIPAYPEPERAIKALAALYRWSRWKAKQE encoded by the coding sequence ATGGTTGACCCGAACATCGAAGCCCTTTTCAGGCCGAAGAGCATCGCCGTGATAGGTGCCTCCGAGAAGCCGGGCAAGATAGGGTACGCGATTATGAAGAACCTCGTGGAGTACGGCTACGAGGGCAAAATATACCCCGTCAACATCAAGGGCGTTGAGATTAAGATTGGCAACCGCGTTTTCAAGTCCTACAAGAGCATTCTTGAGGTTCCCGATGAGGTCGACATGGCCGTCATCGTTGTTCCCGCCAAGTTCGTCCCGCAGGTCGTCGAGGACTGCGGAAAGAAGGGCGTTAAGGTTCTCCCGATTATCAGCTCAGGTTTCGGTGAGCTCGGTCCAGAAGGCAAGAAGGTCGAGGAACAGCTCGTTGAGACCGCCAGAAAGTACGGCATGAGAATCCTCGGCCCGAACATCTTCGGTGTCGTTTACACTCCAGACAAGCTCAACGCCACCTTCGGCCCGACCGACGTCCTTCCGGGTCCGCTCGCGCTCATCAGCCAGAGCGGTGCACTTGGAATAGCCCTCATGGGCTGGACTATCCTCGAGAAGGTCGGCCTCTCAGCGGTCGTCAGCGTTGGAAACAAGAGCGACATAGACGACGCTGACCTGCTCGAGTTCTTCAAGGAGGACGAGAACACCAAGGCCATACTCATCTACATGGAGGGAGTTAAGGACGGAAGGCGCTTCATGGAGACCGCGAAGGACGTCAGCAAGGTCAAGCCGATAGTCGTCATAAAAGCCGGAAGGAGCGAGCGCGGTGCCAAGGCCGCCGCTTCCCACACAGGCTCTCTCGCGGGAAGCGACAAGATTTACGATGCGGCGTTCAAGCAGGCGGGAATAATAAGGGCCTACACCATCGGCGAGGCCTTCGACTACGCGAGGACCCTCAGCAACCTCCCCGAGCCCCCTGGAGAGAACCTCGTCATAATCACCAACGGCGGTGGAATAGGCGTCATGGCCACAGATGCGGCCGAGGAAGCCGGCCTGCACCTCTACGACGACCTCGAACAGCTCAAGGTCTTCGCCAACTACATGCCACCCTTCGGTTCCTACAAGAACCCCGTTGACCTGACCGGTATGGCCGGCGCCGAGGGCTACGAGGGAGCCATCAAGGCCGCCCTTGAGCACCCGGAGATGCACAGCATAGCGGTTCTCTACTGTCAGACCGCTGTACTTGACCCGAGGGATTTGGCCGACATAGTCATCCGCGAGTACAACGCCAGCGGAAGAAAGAAGCCCCTCGTCGTTGCCATCGTCGGCGGAATCGAGGCCAAGGAAGCCATCGACAGGCTCAACGAGGAGGGAATCCCAGCCTATCCGGAGCCCGAGCGCGCTATCAAGGCCCTCGCGGCGCTTTACCGCTGGAGCAGGTGGAAGGCCAAGCAGGAGTGA
- a CDS encoding transcription initiation factor IIB yields MSGKRVCPVCGSTEFIYDPSRGEIVCKVCGYVIEENVVDEGPEWRAFDPSQREKRARVGAPESILLHDKGLSTDIGIDRSLTGLMREKMYRLRKWQSRLRVSDAAERNLAFALSELDRIASQLKLPRHVEEEAARLYREAVRKGLIRGRSIEAVIAACVYAACRLLKVPRTLDEIADISRVDKKEIGRSFRFIARHLNLTPKKLFVKPTDYVNKFADELGLSEKVRRRAIQILEEAYEKGLTSGKSPAGLVAAALYIAGLLEGEKRTQREVAEVARVTEVTVRNRYKELVDKLNLKIPL; encoded by the coding sequence GTGAGCGGGAAGAGAGTGTGTCCCGTCTGTGGCTCTACCGAGTTCATTTACGACCCCAGCAGGGGTGAAATAGTCTGTAAGGTTTGCGGTTACGTCATCGAGGAGAACGTCGTCGATGAGGGGCCGGAGTGGAGAGCCTTCGACCCCAGCCAGAGGGAGAAGAGGGCGCGCGTTGGAGCGCCGGAGAGCATACTCCTCCACGATAAGGGTCTCTCGACCGACATAGGGATAGACCGCTCCCTCACCGGCCTGATGAGGGAGAAGATGTACCGCCTCAGGAAGTGGCAGAGCCGTTTGAGGGTCAGCGATGCCGCTGAGAGGAATCTGGCGTTCGCGCTCAGTGAGCTCGACAGGATAGCGAGCCAGCTCAAGCTCCCGAGGCACGTTGAGGAGGAGGCAGCAAGGCTCTACAGGGAGGCGGTCAGAAAGGGCCTCATAAGGGGTCGCTCAATTGAAGCGGTTATAGCGGCCTGCGTTTATGCAGCCTGCCGGCTTTTGAAGGTCCCCAGAACGCTCGACGAGATAGCCGACATCTCGCGCGTTGATAAAAAGGAAATCGGAAGGAGCTTTCGCTTCATAGCGAGGCACCTCAACCTCACCCCGAAGAAGCTCTTCGTTAAACCGACGGACTACGTGAACAAGTTCGCCGACGAGCTCGGCCTGAGCGAGAAGGTGCGGAGAAGGGCAATCCAGATACTTGAGGAAGCCTACGAGAAGGGCCTCACGAGCGGAAAGAGCCCGGCCGGTCTGGTTGCGGCGGCGCTCTACATAGCGGGACTGCTCGAGGGAGAGAAAAGAACGCAGAGGGAAGTGGCCGAGGTCGCGCGCGTCACTGAGGTCACAGTTCGGAACCGCTACAAGGAGCTCGTTGACAAGCTGAACCTCAAGATACCGCTTTAG
- a CDS encoding DNA-binding protein: MAEDIEEIRKRKLMELQKKYLEQQKAQEEAIKQEMELQAQIDAIMRKILTPDARERLGRVKLVKPELARQVELVLVQLYQAGQIREPIDDAKLKKILAQIDARTRREFRIKW, from the coding sequence ATGGCCGAGGACATTGAGGAGATTAGGAAGCGCAAGCTCATGGAGCTTCAGAAGAAGTACCTCGAACAGCAGAAGGCCCAGGAGGAGGCAATAAAGCAGGAGATGGAACTCCAGGCCCAGATTGACGCGATAATGAGGAAAATCCTGACGCCGGACGCGAGGGAGAGGCTCGGTCGCGTTAAGCTCGTCAAGCCGGAACTCGCGAGACAGGTTGAGCTCGTCCTCGTTCAGCTCTATCAGGCAGGCCAGATAAGGGAGCCGATAGACGACGCCAAGCTGAAGAAAATACTGGCCCAAATTGACGCGAGGACGAGAAGGGAGTTCAGGATTAAGTGGTAG
- a CDS encoding translation initiation factor IF-6: MHIERLDFENSPYIGVYGFATDRVAIIREGLGEKKLETLREVLKVPLIETSVMKSRIVGIFVAGNSNALIVPWYIWDAELDFINDQLREYGIDMEVVPFQSRLTAFGNLILANDKGALVSKDFTMEEARKIEDILGVPVERGVIADYTAVGSVGVVTNKGGLVHPEATDEELEWLSDLFKVDIYVGTANMGVPFVGSCMIANSHGVVVGHLTTGPEIVKIEEALGFLG, encoded by the coding sequence ATGCACATCGAGAGGCTCGATTTTGAAAACTCTCCATATATCGGCGTTTACGGCTTCGCCACCGACAGGGTAGCCATCATTAGAGAGGGCCTCGGCGAGAAGAAGTTAGAGACCCTCAGAGAAGTTCTGAAGGTCCCGCTCATCGAGACGAGCGTCATGAAGTCGCGCATCGTCGGCATATTCGTTGCCGGCAACTCCAACGCCCTGATAGTCCCCTGGTACATCTGGGACGCCGAGCTCGACTTCATAAACGACCAGCTCAGGGAGTACGGTATTGACATGGAGGTCGTCCCCTTCCAGAGCAGGCTCACCGCCTTCGGAAACCTGATTCTCGCCAACGACAAGGGTGCTTTAGTTAGCAAGGACTTCACGATGGAGGAAGCGAGGAAGATTGAGGACATACTCGGCGTTCCGGTTGAGCGGGGAGTCATAGCCGATTACACCGCGGTTGGAAGCGTCGGCGTCGTTACCAACAAGGGCGGTCTCGTGCACCCCGAGGCGACCGACGAGGAGCTTGAGTGGCTGAGCGACCTCTTCAAGGTCGATATATACGTTGGAACCGCCAACATGGGCGTTCCCTTCGTTGGCTCGTGCATGATAGCCAACTCGCACGGCGTCGTCGTCGGACACCTGACGACGGGTCCTGAGATAGTGAAGATTGAAGAGGCTTTAGGCTTCCTCGGATAA
- a CDS encoding type II toxin-antitoxin system VapC family toxin: MNVVLDTNVFNNRTFLEWLRHSDLEPVTSSVVYMELLYKYARRKGLAEARSKLMAVFNSLAIEVMDFDWECAELAVESALGRWDFSKNARDYMIGSLALKLNAPLVTYNKKHFSWLPEVLTPEDVMERFGK, translated from the coding sequence ATGAACGTTGTGCTTGATACCAACGTCTTCAACAACAGGACCTTTCTCGAATGGTTGAGGCACTCAGACCTTGAGCCAGTAACGAGTTCGGTGGTTTATATGGAACTGCTCTACAAATATGCCAGACGAAAGGGTCTCGCCGAAGCTAGGAGCAAGTTAATGGCCGTTTTCAACTCGCTGGCAATTGAGGTTATGGACTTTGATTGGGAATGTGCAGAGCTTGCGGTGGAATCTGCCCTCGGTCGCTGGGACTTCTCGAAGAACGCGAGGGACTACATGATAGGCTCATTGGCTCTGAAGCTCAACGCTCCGCTGGTTACCTACAACAAGAAGCACTTCAGCTGGCTTCCCGAGGTTCTAACGCCTGAGGATGTCATGGAGAGGTTCGGCAAATAG
- a CDS encoding 50S ribosomal protein L39e: MSRYKPLAKKLRLAKANKQNRRVPVWVIVKTNRKVLTHPKRRHWRRTKLKE; the protein is encoded by the coding sequence ATGTCAAGGTACAAGCCACTCGCCAAGAAGCTCAGGCTCGCGAAGGCTAACAAGCAGAACAGGCGCGTTCCCGTCTGGGTTATCGTTAAGACGAACAGAAAGGTTCTCACCCACCCGAAGAGGAGGCACTGGAGGAGAACCAAGCTCAAGGAGTGA
- a CDS encoding 50S ribosomal protein L31e — MPIKPGQEVIFVVPIRKIKKRVPRWKRAPRAARFVREWIARHAKAEEVKLDPAVNEKLWERGAEKPPNKLRVKVVVEEVDGKRVAKVSLA; from the coding sequence ATGCCGATTAAGCCCGGTCAGGAAGTCATATTCGTCGTTCCCATCAGGAAGATAAAGAAGCGCGTTCCGCGCTGGAAGAGGGCCCCGAGAGCGGCTCGCTTCGTCCGCGAGTGGATAGCGAGGCACGCCAAGGCCGAGGAGGTCAAGCTCGACCCGGCCGTCAACGAGAAGCTCTGGGAGCGCGGAGCGGAGAAGCCACCCAACAAGCTCCGCGTTAAGGTCGTCGTCGAGGAAGTTGACGGCAAGAGGGTTGCGAAGGTCTCCCTGGCCTGA
- the rpl18a gene encoding 50S ribosomal protein L18Ae produces the protein MEVKVYRVKGIFQRGKLKQPFTKEYRALKPEHVVELVYSEIGSKHRVPRTKIWIESIEEIKPEEAENPIVRRLSLEL, from the coding sequence ATGGAGGTCAAGGTCTACCGCGTTAAGGGAATCTTCCAGAGGGGTAAGCTCAAACAGCCCTTCACCAAGGAGTACCGCGCTCTCAAGCCGGAGCACGTCGTTGAGCTGGTTTATTCGGAGATAGGGAGCAAGCACCGCGTTCCAAGGACCAAGATATGGATTGAGAGCATCGAGGAGATAAAGCCGGAAGAGGCCGAGAACCCGATAGTCAGGAGGCTCAGCCTCGAGCTCTGA
- a CDS encoding 30S ribosomal protein S19e, with protein sequence MATVYDVPGDLLVERVAQALKEVEEIKPPEWAPFVKTGRHKERLPEQDDWWYYRVASILRKVYIDGPVGIERLRTWYGGRKNRGHAPEHFYKAGGSIIRKALQQLEAAGFVQKVPGEGRVITPKGQSFLDKIATELKKELEEQIPELKKY encoded by the coding sequence ATGGCGACTGTCTATGACGTTCCCGGTGACCTGCTCGTCGAGAGGGTCGCGCAGGCACTCAAAGAGGTTGAGGAGATAAAGCCCCCCGAGTGGGCGCCCTTCGTTAAGACCGGAAGGCACAAGGAGAGACTTCCAGAGCAGGACGACTGGTGGTACTACCGCGTTGCCAGCATACTCAGAAAGGTCTACATCGACGGCCCCGTCGGAATCGAGAGGCTCAGGACCTGGTACGGGGGCAGGAAGAACCGCGGACACGCCCCGGAGCACTTCTACAAGGCCGGAGGAAGCATAATCAGGAAGGCCCTCCAGCAGCTTGAAGCGGCCGGTTTCGTCCAGAAGGTTCCAGGAGAGGGAAGGGTCATAACCCCGAAGGGCCAGAGCTTCCTTGACAAGATTGCCACCGAGCTCAAGAAGGAGCTTGAGGAGCAGATTCCGGAGCTCAAGAAGTACTGA